A window from Schistocerca gregaria isolate iqSchGreg1 chromosome 8, iqSchGreg1.2, whole genome shotgun sequence encodes these proteins:
- the LOC126284224 gene encoding 14-3-3 protein epsilon, translated as MSERDDNVYKAKLAEQAERYDEMVEAMKKVASLDVELTVEERNLLSVAYKNVIGARRASWRIISSIEQKEENKGAEEKLEMIRGYRSQVEKELKDICSDILGVLDKHLIPCASTGESKVFYYKMKGDYHRYLAEFATGNDRKEAAENSLVAYKAASDIAMTELPPTHPIRLGLALNFSVFYYEILNSPERACRLAKAAFDDAIAELDTLSEESYKDSTLIMQLLRDNLTLWTSDMQGDGETEQKEQLQDVEDQDVS; from the exons ATGTCGGAAAGAGATGATAACGTATACAAAGCCAAACTGGCGGAACAGGCTGAAAGATATGACG AGATGGTGGAGGCCATGAAGAAAGTGGCATCACTAGACGTGGAGTTAACTGTTGAAGAACGAAATCTCCTGTCAGTCGCCTACAAGAATGTAATTGGGGCACGGCGTGCAAGCTGGAGGATAATAAGCTCTATTGAGCAGAAGGAGGAAAacaaaggagcagaagaaaagcttgaaatgattagAGGATATAGATCACAG GTGgagaaagagttaaaagatatatgCTCTGATATCTTGGGAGTTTTGGATAAACATCTGATTCCCTGTGCATCCACAGGGGAGAGTAAAGTTTTCTACTACAAAAT GAAGGGAGATTACCATCGATATCTTGCAGAATTTGCCACGGGTAATGACAGGAAGGAAGCTGCCGAAAACTCCCTCGTTGCCTATAAGGCAGCCAGTGATATTGCAATGACAGAACTACCACCTACCCACCCTATTAG GTTGGGCTTGGCACTGAatttttctgtattctactatgagaTTTTGAACTCGCCTGAAAGAGCCTGCAGGCTAGCAAAAGCAGCATTTGATGATGCGATTGCAGAGCTTGATACTCTCAGTGAAGAAAGCTACAAAGACTCAACACTAATCATGCAACTTCTGAGAGACAACCTGACGCTGTGGACATCTGACATGCAAGGCGACG GTGAAACAGAGCAGAAAGAACAACTGCAAGATGTAGAAGATCAGGATGTGTCGTAA